A region of the Streptomyces durocortorensis genome:
GACAGCCGACGGATGCCCTTGTCGACCCCGGCGGCCGCTGAAACGGTGGCCATCACCACGGCGAGGGCGATGAGCCCGATCTGCGCGGGCAGACCCTCAGGCACGCCGAAGAGGACCTTGAGCCCGTAGTTCAGCTGCACCACGCCGATGCCGAGGGACACGGAGATTCCGAAGACGGTACCGATGATGGCCGCCAGGTCGACGGCGTCACCGATCCTCCCGTGGATCCGGCGGCCGATGATCGGGTAGATCGCGGACCGGATGGCCAGCGGCAGCTTGTAACGGAAGGCGAAGTAGGCGAGCGCCATGCCCATCAGCGCGTACATGGCCCAGCCGGTGATGCCGTAGTGGAACAGCGTCCACACCACGGCCTGCCGGGCCGCCTCCAGTGACTCGGGGTCCCCTTCCGGCGGCACCAGGTAGTGGCTCACCGGTCCGGCGACGGAGAAGAACATCAGGTCGATGCCGATGCCCGCGGCGAACAGCATCGCCGCCCAGGCGAAAAGCCCGTAGTCGGGCTTGTAGTGCTTGGGGCCGAGCTTGATCGTGCCGTACTTCGACACCCCGATGAAGACGACGAACACGAGGTACAGGGTCGCGGCGAGGAAGTAGTACCAGCCGAACCAGCCGGAGATCTTGTCGACCACCACGCCGATGACCTTCTCGGCGCCGGAGGGGGTGACAATCGCCCAGATCGAGATGGCCAGGATGAGCGTCGCGGACCCGTAGAAGACCATCGGCTTGAGCGAGCCCGCCCCTTCCGTACCGGGCTCAACCTGCGGATCGTCCGTGTCGGGCACAGGGCCCTTGCCTCCTACGGCCGACATGGTCGGCTCCTTTCCTGCCAGGACGGTAACGGTGCGGCCTCCGGTGCGCCGGAGGCCGGGTCATTCTTCGATCAGGGCGGCGGCCCGACGGCGGCCAGGCGCGTGGTCACGCCGGGTCCGAGGGGTGGCGGCGCGCACGCCCAGGCGACGGCGGGACCCACGACCAGGGCCCGGCACTCCCCCGACGGACTCGGTGCGAGCGCCTCCTCCTTGCCGCTCAGCAGGAACGTGCACACGCGGATCGGGAGACGGGCGGCACCGGGCGCGCCCGCCCGCTCTTCGTCGGCAAGGCCCGCCAGGCGCCGCGCACAGCACGGTCCCCCTCGGAGGCCGCCTCGACGGCGGCGTCACCGCAGGGGCCTGCCACCTCACGCCGCCGATGGCCACTCACCGCGGATGCACAGCCCACCCACCATCGCGGGTCTCCTTCACCTCCAGCCGGTGCCGCGCGGATCGACTCGGTGTCAGCAACATGGCCGTACGGGGGCCGTCGGTCCACGGGGCGCACCGCCGCAGCGCCGAGCTCGTGCCCCAGGCACCCCGGGCGGGCTAACGACCATCGCGTGACACCACCGCTGCGGTGCGGCGGCCGCGGTCCCGGGGACGGTGGAGTGCTGGAGGCCCGGGGCGCATCGGCCGGTACGGTGTCGGCGGGGTTCCGGCCCGGCCGGAAGGAGTGGAGGCTCGTCCACCCCGACACCGCGCCGCGCGACAACGCGACCGTGCTACGGGAAGTGGCCACAGGGCTCGTCGAACGGTACGGCTGCCCTGTCCGGCCGGTCAGGCAGCGCAGCCCCGCCTCGGCCTCGACGGCGGGTGGGCCGGGCGCGCTGTGCCCGGGCAGCCGCCCGCCGGTGGCCGTGGCGACGGCACGCCCTGCGATGCCCGGGGCCGGCGACTGCCTCACGGAGGCCGCGTGCGGTTCGCGTACGGCGCGGCGCGCCTGGCACAAGTCCTCGCACGGCAAAGCCGCCCCTGCCCGCGGTCCGTTGCCGGGGCGGTCAGGGGCGGCTCGTCGGTCTTCTCAGTGGCCGGCGGTGAGCTGGCCGGCGAGCTTGCCGTGCATTTCGGCGCTGGCCTTGTTGAGGCCGATGATCGTGACCTTCTTGCCGCGCTGGGCGTATTTGGTCTCGATGGCGTCGAGGGCTGCGACGGAGGAGGCGTCCCAGATGTGGGCATCGGTGAGGTCGATGATCACGTCGTCGGGGTCGTCCTTGTAGTTGAACTGGTAGACGAGGTCGTTGGAGGAGGCGAAGAACAGCTCGCCGGTGACCGCGTAGACGACCTGGTTGCCGTCCGGGTCGACGACCCCGGAGACCTCGGCGATGTGGGCGACCCGCTTCGCGAAGATCACCATCGCGGTGATGCAGCCGAGAACGACGCCGATGGCGAGGTTGTGGGTGGCGACCACCGCGGCGACGGTGACGACCATGACGGTGGTCTCGCCGACCGGCATGCGCTGGAGCGTCTTGGGCTGGATGGAATGCCAGTCGAAGGTGGCGAAGGAGACCAGGATCATCACCGCGACGAGAGCGGCCATCGGGATGTCCGAGACGACCGGGCCGAACGCGATGCACAGGACCATCAGGAAGGTACCGGCGAGGAAGGTGGACAGGCGGGTCCGCGCTCCGGAGGTCTTCACGTTGATCATGGTCTGGCCGATCATGGCGCAGCCGCCCATGCCGCCGAAGAACCCGGTCACGACGTTGGCGATGCCCTGGCCGATGGACTCGCGGGTCTTGTTCGAGTGGGTGTCGGTGATGTCGTCGACGAGCTTCGCGGTCATCAGCGACTCCATCAGCCCCACCAGCGCGAACGCGAAGGCATAGGGGGCGATGGTGGTCAGGGTGTCCATGGTGAACGGCACGTCGGGCAGACCGGGGACCGGCAGCGAGGACGGGAGATCGCCCTTGTCGCCGACGTTGGGAACGGCGATGCCGGCGGCGACGGTGATCACGGTCAGCGTGACGATGGCGACCAGGGGTGCGGGAATCACCGTGGTGATCTTCGGGAAGAACACCATGAGGGCCAGACCGCCGATGATCAGCGGGTAGACGGCCCACGGAACGTCCCGCATCTCCGGGACCTGCGCCATGAAGATCAGGATGGCGAGGGCGTTGACGAAGCCGACCATCACGCTGCGCGGCACGAACCGCATCAGCTTGGCGACCCCGAGCGCGCCCAGAGCCACCTGCATCAGGCCGCCGAGGATGACGGCGGCGATCAGGTAACCGAGCCCGTACTGGTGGTTCAAGGGTGCGATGACCAGGGCTATGGCGCCGGTGGCGGCGGAGATCATGGCCTTGCGGCCGCCCACGATCGAGATGACCACGGCCATCGTGAAGGAGGCGAAGAGGCCGATTGCCGGGTCGACACCCGCGATGATCGAGAAGGAGATCGCCTCGGGGATCAGCGCCAGAGCCACCACGAGGCCCGCCAGCACCTCGGTACGGAAGACCTTCGGGGAGGCGAGCCAGTCCGGCTTGGACATACGCAGCTTGGGAGCCGCGGACAGCGGTGTAGACATGCAACCGTTTCTGTTCGGGCGCACACATCCACCAGTCTGGACACGCACGCATCGTTCTCGAATCCGCACAGAGGGCGGAATCCCGGCAGCCCAGCGTCGATGGGGCTCTGCCGGATCGGGTGGCAGCCTTCGTGGCTGACAGTCGGGCATCATTGCCCGATAAGCCTGTGAGGCCCTGGCCGGGGCTCAAGCGACAGCGAGGTCTGCCCAGCGGTCTCAGCTCTCTGCAAATCGTACCCTGACGTGAGGGCAGAGTGCGAGTTGCGGCTTGTGAAATGCAGGTAAATACGTCTGAGGATCATGTGATTCCGGACACGTATGCTGACTGCTCTTCGAACGTTCGAAGAGCAGCCGGTTACAGAGGAGGCAGGCGCGGAGATGGCAGAGCGGCAGATGCAGATCGGCGAGGTTGCTGAGCGGACCGGCTTGTCGCTCCGCACGATCCGGCACTACGAGGAAGTCGGTCTGGTCATCCCCTCCGCCCGCAGCAAGGGAGGTTTCCGTCTGTACACCGAGACGGACATCGGCCGCCTGATGGTGATTCGCCGCATGAAGCCGCTGGACTTCTCGCTGGAGGAGATGCGGGACCTCCTGGAGATCGTCGACCGCATCGCAGCGGACGACGCGCCTACAGCCGAGGAGCGGGAACGTCTGCACGAGCGGCTGGACTCGTACCGCAAGGTGGCCGACGCACGCTGCGAGACGCTGCGCGCCCAGCTCATGGCCGCGGAGGACTTCGCCGCCACACTGCGCCGCAGGCTCGATGCCCAGAGTTCCTGACGGTACGGCCCTCGGGGCCGGATGCAGTTCCCCGCACTGATTCCTGCCGTTCGCCCCCTACGGGCATGTGACCGGCATCGATGACGCCGAGGGATGCCACTCACCCCACGCCCACCTCCGCCTCGAACGCAGCTCCCCTGGCGGAACCAGTCGCGTAGGCCGCCGCCGACCCCACAGTACCCTCTCGTGAGAGTAGATTTGCGTGTCCGATGTGGATGGCGCGCATTGACGACAGCCGGCCGCGTAGCGATCGCCGGCGTGCGTTCGTCTCTGCTGAACAGCAGAGGCATCACCCTGGACAGCACCGTGCTCGCACACTCCCGAGCACGTATCCCCGTGGTACGAACCCAGGGGATACGTGCTGTCGAGGTGGAGAAAGCCCTCCATCGGCTCAAGCCCCGCGACGGCCGCAGCCAGGCTCTGAGCGAGACGTTGCGAGGTGCTGGCGCGCGGAGCTGACAGCGGGCGTTACCGCGATCGACGTCGACCTGGCCGCACAGGGTCACGCGCCCGGGCCCGAGTGCTGAGGCCTGTCGTGATGCCTCGGCCGAGCGCGCCACCAGCGCCTCATCACCATCGGCTTCGAAGTGGACGGTCCCGAGCCCTCGTCCCCTCGCGTGGGTCGTCAGGAGGCCGGAGTCCCGCACTGCAATGGATCATCCCCGTAACTCTCCGGTAGCGTCAGCGTATGAGCCATCCACATCCTGATCTGAAACCCGCCCCTCCTCTCGTCTCAGGAGGGCTGAGGGTCGTCGCCCTGGGCGGTCTGGGAGAGATCGGCCGCAACATGACCGTCTTCGAGTACGCCGGCAAGCTGCTGATCGTCGACTGCGGTGTGCTGTTCCCCGAGGAGACCCAGCCCGGCGTCGACGTGATCCTGCCCGACTTCACGTCGATCCGGGACCGTCTGGACGACGTCGTCGGCGTGGTCCTCACCCATGGACACGAGGACCACATCGGTGGCGTGCCCTACCTGCTGCGAGAACGCCGGGACATCCCCGTCATCGGCTCGAAGCTGACGCTCGCCTTCCTTGAGGCCAAGCTCAAGGAGCACCACATCAAGCCCACGACGGTGCGGGTGAAGGAAGGGGAGCGGCGCGACTTCGGGCCTTTCGGCTGTGAGTTCGTGGCGGTCAACCACTCCATCCCCGACGGTCTCGCGGTCGCCATCCGCACCGGTGCCGGGATGGTCCTGCACACCGGTGACTTCAAGATGGACCAGTTCCCGCTGGACGACCGCATCACCGACCTGCGCGCGTTCGCCCGGCTCGGTGAGGAGGGTGTCGACCTGTTCCTGACCGACTCCACCAATGCCGAGGTGCCCGGTTTCACCACGTCCGAGCGCGAGCTGAACCCCGCGATCGAACACGTGATGCGGACCGCCCCGCGCCGGGTCATCGTCTCCAGCTTCGCCAGCCACGTCCACCGTATCCAGCAGGTCCTCGACGCCGCGCATCAGCACGGGCGGAAGGTCGCCTTCGTGGGCCGGTCCATGGTCCGCAACATGGGCATCGCCCGCGAGCTGGGCTATCTGAGGACGCCGCCGGGCCTCGTGGTCGAGGCAAGGGAGCTGGAGAAGCTGCCCGACCACAAGATCACCCTGGTCTGCACGGGCTCGCAGGGCGAGCCGATGGCCGCCCTCTCCCGCATGGCCAACCGTGATCACTCGATCCGCATCGGGCAGGGCGACACCGTCCTGCTCGCCAGCTCCCTCATCCCGGGCAACGAGAACGCCATCTACCGGGTGATCAACGGGCTGACCCGCTGGGGCGCCAACGTCGTCCACAAGGGCAATGCCAAGGTCCACGTCTCCGGCCACGCCAGCGCGGGGGAACTGGTCTACTGCTACAACATCGTCAAGCCCCGCCATGTCATGCCCGTCCACGGCGAGTGGAAGCACATGCGGGCCAACGCCGACCTCGCCATCCGCACCGGCGTCGCACCGGACCGCGTGATCATCGCCGAGGACGGTGTCGTCGTCGACCTCGTCGACGGGCGCGCCTCGATCACCGGAAAGGTCCCGGCCGGCTATGTGTACGTCGACGGGATGACCGTCGGAGGCGCGACCGAGGCGTCCCTGAAGGACCGCCGCGTCCTGGCGGAGGAGGGCGTGGTCACCATCGTGGCGATCGTCGACGCCGACACCGGGCGGCTCGCCGAGGCGCCCGACTTCCTCGCCCGCGGATTCGAGCACGACGACACCACCTTCGAGCCCGTGATCCCGCTCATCGAGAAGACCCTGGCCGCGGCGGCCGAAGAGGGCATCGGCGACCACCACCAGCTCGAACAGCGCATCGCTCGCGCCGTCGCCTCCTGGGCCTTCCGCAGCCACCGCCGCAAGCCCCTGATCATCCCCGTCGTCATCGACGCCTGACACCGCGTCGCCGACCGGAGGAGACCCCCACCATGACCACCCGCTTCGAGGAACTCGACTGGAAGCCGACACCGATCGGCGACATCAGCCTGCGGCGCCGACGCGACCCCTCGTCGGGAGACGACGTGTACGAGGTGAAGCTCGGGGACGAGTTCCTGATGTCCAGCCTCTTCACCGAGGGCGAGATCGCCCTCGCCCGACTGGGCCTCGCCCCGCTCGCGCACCACCCCGGCCTCGATGTCGCCGTCGGCGGCCTCGGCCTCGGGTACACCGCACACGCCGCGCTACAGGAGCCGGGCGTCCGCTCGCTGATCGTCGTCGACACCCTCGGCGAGGTCATCGACTGGCACCGACGCGGTCTGGTACCGCTCGGCACGGCGCTCGGCTCGGACGACCGCTGCCGACTGGTGCGGGGCGACTTCTTCGCCATGGTGCGTGAGGGCCGTGGGCTGGACCCGCAAGCGGAGGGACGCCTCTTCCACGCCATCCTGCTGGACGTCGACCACTCCCCCCGCCATGTGCTGCACCCGAGCCATGCCGCTCTCTACCGGCCGGAGGGCCTGAGCGCCCTCTCCCGCCTCCTCCACCCCGGAGGCGTCTTCGCCCTGTGGTCCAACGACCCGCCCGACGACGACTTCGTCTCCCTCCTCGCCAACGCCTTCCAGAACACCGCCGCCCACGTGGTGGAGTTCCCCAACCCGCTGCGAGGCGGCACCTCGACCAACACCGTCTACGTGGCCGTCAAGGGCAGCGCCGGTCGATGAGGGCGCTCACTGCTCGGCCTCCTGGTCGCAGGTGGGGTCACCGGTATGTCCGGCCTTCCGAACGGCCGGTCCGGGAACTCCGACGTCGTCCATAGCCTCTCGCGCCCTGTCACTGCGCCGGGTATCCCCTGTGCGCTTCCGCGCCCACTCGGTCGAGCTGCCCTTCATCCGCCCGTCCGCGCTACTGGGGGCTTTCGACGAGTCCTCACGGTTGAATCGGATGCAGGGGCAGGAGGGGCGGTCAGAGGCTGTGATGAACTCCTTCACGATGCGTCCCGTCGCATGCGCCGCCCCGCTGCGCGCGGCGGGGCGGCCCCTGCCCCGGTCGGTCAGAGGCCTCCTCCGGTCAAGAGGAGGAGAGCCCCTCCGCCGAGCATGGCGAGGGCGAAGAGGGAGCAGAGGACGACACCCGTGATGCGTGATGCGTTGCTCGGCGGTTCGGACTCGGCGTAGGCGACGGTGTACGGGCGATCGGGCCGTTCGGAGTCGTAGGCCACCTCCACGGTGTCCCCGACCTCGCCGCCCGAACTGCCGCGTCTGAGCGTGGAGGTGTAGCGCTTGTCTCCGAGCTCGTACCTGACCAGGGTGTCCGTCCGGGTGCCGCCGTTCGGTCCGCCGCCCTCGTTCACCACGCGTTTGTCGAAGACCACCGCGGTGACCCGGCGGTCCAGGGTCGCGCGGTGGTCCTCACCGATCTTTCCGGCGAGGACGTAGGCCACCAGGGCGAGAGACGCGCCGACGAACAGGGAGACGAGACCCATCAGCGCCGTCAGCACACGATCGGCGGACGGTTTGCGCATGCTGCTCCTCCAGGGCTTGTCCGGCTTGCGCACGATCTGCTCGCTGTTCGGCGTCGCGCCTCTGGGTCCCAAGGACCCGCTCCGGGGACCTGGTCGCCGTGTCCGAGCGGCGCCTGGGCTACTCCACACCGTGGTGGCCACCGAGAACGACACCGTCATGAACGGGGTGCCGGAGG
Encoded here:
- a CDS encoding MerR family transcriptional regulator, which codes for MAERQMQIGEVAERTGLSLRTIRHYEEVGLVIPSARSKGGFRLYTETDIGRLMVIRRMKPLDFSLEEMRDLLEIVDRIAADDAPTAEERERLHERLDSYRKVADARCETLRAQLMAAEDFAATLRRRLDAQSS
- a CDS encoding ribonuclease J, with the protein product MSHPHPDLKPAPPLVSGGLRVVALGGLGEIGRNMTVFEYAGKLLIVDCGVLFPEETQPGVDVILPDFTSIRDRLDDVVGVVLTHGHEDHIGGVPYLLRERRDIPVIGSKLTLAFLEAKLKEHHIKPTTVRVKEGERRDFGPFGCEFVAVNHSIPDGLAVAIRTGAGMVLHTGDFKMDQFPLDDRITDLRAFARLGEEGVDLFLTDSTNAEVPGFTTSERELNPAIEHVMRTAPRRVIVSSFASHVHRIQQVLDAAHQHGRKVAFVGRSMVRNMGIARELGYLRTPPGLVVEARELEKLPDHKITLVCTGSQGEPMAALSRMANRDHSIRIGQGDTVLLASSLIPGNENAIYRVINGLTRWGANVVHKGNAKVHVSGHASAGELVYCYNIVKPRHVMPVHGEWKHMRANADLAIRTGVAPDRVIIAEDGVVVDLVDGRASITGKVPAGYVYVDGMTVGGATEASLKDRRVLAEEGVVTIVAIVDADTGRLAEAPDFLARGFEHDDTTFEPVIPLIEKTLAAAAEEGIGDHHQLEQRIARAVASWAFRSHRRKPLIIPVVIDA
- a CDS encoding SulP family inorganic anion transporter; this translates as MSTPLSAAPKLRMSKPDWLASPKVFRTEVLAGLVVALALIPEAISFSIIAGVDPAIGLFASFTMAVVISIVGGRKAMISAATGAIALVIAPLNHQYGLGYLIAAVILGGLMQVALGALGVAKLMRFVPRSVMVGFVNALAILIFMAQVPEMRDVPWAVYPLIIGGLALMVFFPKITTVIPAPLVAIVTLTVITVAAGIAVPNVGDKGDLPSSLPVPGLPDVPFTMDTLTTIAPYAFAFALVGLMESLMTAKLVDDITDTHSNKTRESIGQGIANVVTGFFGGMGGCAMIGQTMINVKTSGARTRLSTFLAGTFLMVLCIAFGPVVSDIPMAALVAVMILVSFATFDWHSIQPKTLQRMPVGETTVMVVTVAAVVATHNLAIGVVLGCITAMVIFAKRVAHIAEVSGVVDPDGNQVVYAVTGELFFASSNDLVYQFNYKDDPDDVIIDLTDAHIWDASSVAALDAIETKYAQRGKKVTIIGLNKASAEMHGKLAGQLTAGH
- a CDS encoding polyamine aminopropyltransferase, translated to MTTRFEELDWKPTPIGDISLRRRRDPSSGDDVYEVKLGDEFLMSSLFTEGEIALARLGLAPLAHHPGLDVAVGGLGLGYTAHAALQEPGVRSLIVVDTLGEVIDWHRRGLVPLGTALGSDDRCRLVRGDFFAMVREGRGLDPQAEGRLFHAILLDVDHSPRHVLHPSHAALYRPEGLSALSRLLHPGGVFALWSNDPPDDDFVSLLANAFQNTAAHVVEFPNPLRGGTSTNTVYVAVKGSAGR
- a CDS encoding DUF3592 domain-containing protein is translated as MRKPSADRVLTALMGLVSLFVGASLALVAYVLAGKIGEDHRATLDRRVTAVVFDKRVVNEGGGPNGGTRTDTLVRYELGDKRYTSTLRRGSSGGEVGDTVEVAYDSERPDRPYTVAYAESEPPSNASRITGVVLCSLFALAMLGGGALLLLTGGGL